From the genome of Globicephala melas chromosome 11, mGloMel1.2, whole genome shotgun sequence, one region includes:
- the SMIM13 gene encoding small integral membrane protein 13, whose amino-acid sequence MWHSVGLTLLVFVATLLIVLLLMVCGWYFVWHLFLSKFKFLRELVGDTGSQEGDHEPSGSETEEDASSSPHRIRSARQRRVPVDEGH is encoded by the exons ATGTGGCACAGCGTCGGGCTGACCCTGCTAGTGTTCGTGGCCACGCTGCTGATCGTGCTGCTGCTGATGGTGTGCG GTTGGTATTTTGTTTGGCATCTTTTTTTATCAAAATTCAAGTTTCTTCGGGAACTGGTGGGAGACACAGGATCTCAGGAGGGAGATCATGAACCTTCAGGGTCTGAAACAGAAGAAGATGCTTCATCATCTCCACACAGGATCAGATCTGCTCGCCAAAGGAGGGTACCTGTTGATGAAGGCCACTGA